The window TCAATACATGCCATGTGCTGGCATTTGCTATAATTACAGTATTAAGTATTGTGTTTGGTGAATTGGCTCCTAAGCGACTGGCCATTCAGGCTTCAGTACGCACGGCTATGGCGGTATCGGCGCCGCTGCGTATCTTTTTTGTAGTGTTTAAGCCGCTTATTTGGGTGCTTAATAACTTTGCCAATTTTATACTTAAGCTTTTGGGTATTAACGCGGTACAGGGCGAATCGCACCACAGTTCGGAAGAATTACAATACCTGTTAGAACAAGGCAAAGAAACCGGCGTACTGGATTCAACGGAACACGAACTGATAAAAAACGTGTTCGATTTTAACGAGCGTGTGGTGAAAAACATTATGGTGCCGCGTACTAAAATATCAGGCATGGATGTGGAAACCAGCAAGGAGGAGCTATTAGAACTGATTATTACTGAAGGCTATAGCCGGATGCCGGTTTACCAGGATAGCGTTGATAAAATTATTGGTGTAGTGCATGCTAAGGATATTTTGCCTTTGTTAGCCCGTAATACCAACTTTGAACTAAAAGACATTATCCGCAAGCCATATTTTATCCCGGAAACCAAAAAAATAAACGACCTGATGGCCGAACTGCAGCAAAAACGCATGCAAATAGCCATTGTGCTTGATGAATTTGGCGGCACGGCAGGCATGGTTACGCTGGAAGATATTGTAGAAGAATTGGTCGGAGAGATACAGGATGAGTTTGATGAGGAAAAGCCTATTGTAGATAAAGTGAGCGACCGTGAATTTATTGTGAATGCGGTAGCCTCTATATATGATGTGAACAGTCACCTGCCGCATGATTTGCCCGAGGATGGTGACTTTGATACCGTGAGCGGCTGGGTAAGTGGTATATTTGGTAAGATACCCGAGGTGGGCGAACAACGTGAAGCCGACGGCTACAATGTTACCGTCCTGAAAAAATCAGACCAGAACATCGAATCTGTAAAGCTGGAGCTGCTGCTGAACGAAGAAGACACCGTGGATCTGCATTAATCCCTACTGTCGATGCATCTGTTTTACACGCCCGATATTACCCCCGCTAATAAGGATTGGTTTTTAACCGAAGAGGAGAGCAAGCATTGCACCCGGGTGCTGCGCCTGGAAAAAGGCGACCAGGTAAACCTGATTGACGGCAAGGGCGGTTTGTACGCAGCCACTATTTCCGATGCGCACCCAAAGCGCACCATCCTGCATATTGAAGCCGTAATTACGGAATACGGCAAACGCAACCATTATCTGCATATAGCCGTTGCCCCTACCAAAAATTTAGACCGGCTGGAGTGGTTCCTGGAAAAAGCTACAGAGATTGGTATTGATGAAGTATCACTGATCATCACCCAGCGCTCGGAACGCAAGGAAGCAAAGATAGATAGGTTGAATAAGATTATCACGGCGGCTATGAAGCAATCGCTGAAAGCTTATCACCCGGTATTGAATGAAGCAATCAGCTTTAATAAATTTATAAACCAACCTTTTGACGGGCAAAAGTTTGTAGCCCATTGCGCTAATAGCGAGAAGGTAGCAATAAAAGATCAGTTTAAACCTAATAGTAACTATTTGGTGATGATTGGCCCTGAAGGCGATTTTACCGAAAAAGAAGTAGGGGATGCTTTACAAAACGGTTTTAAAGCTATAACTTTAGGGGAAAGCAGGCTGCGCACGGAGACCGCCGCGCTGGAAGCTTGTTTCGAGATCAATTTTTTAAACCGGTAAGATGAAGTTAAGGTTTGCCATAGGTATTGTGCTGTGTTTTTGCCTTTTTGGTTTTAACGAACCCGCCTATAAAATGGCCAAGCTAAAATACAATGGCGGCGGCGATTGGTACGGCGACCGCACGGCCTTGCCCAACCTGATCAAATTTTGCAACGAAAACCTGAAAACTAATTTCCAGTCCGAAGAAGAAACCGTGGAAGTAGGCAGCGCCGAGTTATTCAACTACCCCTTTGTATTTATGACCGGCCACGGGAACGTGATATTCAGTGATGCTGAGGCACGTAACATGCGTAAATATTTAATGGGTGGCGGCTTTTTACATATCGACGATAACTACGGTTTAGATCAGTTTGTGCGCCCGCAAATGAAAAAAGTATTCCCCGAATTGGATTTTGTGGAGTTACCTGTTAACCACCCCATTTATCACCAGAAATATGATTTCCCATCGGGCTTACCTAAAATTCACGAGCATGATGGCAAACGTGCGCAAGGCTTTGGCCTGATCTATAAAGGCCGCCTGGTTTGCTTTTATACCTACGAGTGCGATTTAGGCAACGGTTGGGAAGATTATGGCACTTATGCTGGTGATACCCAGGAAGCCCGCTTAAAAGCCCTTAAAATGGGCGCTAATCTTGTTCAATACGCATTAACACAGTAACCCTTTATTATGTACCAGATAAAAGTAAATGATAAGCTGAATTTTGAAGCTAAACGAGAAAAGGGGGCGCTGATGGTTAACGGAGAACCAGCCAATGCTGATATAAAGCAATTAAGCCCCTTAAGCTATCATGTAATTCATAATATGGCGTCATACAATGTTGAGGTCATATCATTGGATGCCGTTGCCAAAACGGCCGAAATTAAGGTTAATGGCAACACCTATGCTGTTTCCGCAAAAGATCAATTCGACCTGTTGCTCGATCAATTGGGTATGAGCAACAAGGATACCTCCAAAATAAGTGAAATAAAAGCCCCTATGCCGGGCCTGGTGCTAAAAGTATTTGTTGCGGAAGGCGATGTAGTGCAAAAAGGCGATAACCTTTTCATCCTGGAAGCCATGAAAATGGAGAACATTATTAAAGCTCCCGCCGATGTAACTATCAAAACATCCAAAATAAAAGCCGGTGATAAGGTTGAAAAAGGACAAGTACTCATGCTGTTTTAGGTTAGTAATCACCAAAAAAAACTACCTTTAACCATGCAATCATTTGATTTTAGTTTCCTGAAGGTTACCCCTTTTGATGTGCTGGATGTATTGCTGGTAGCGTTTATACTGTACCAGTTGTATAACCTGATAAAGGGTACCATTGCGGCTAATATTTTTATAGGGCTAACCATTATTTGCCTGGTATATGTGGTGGTAGACAGGCTGCATATGCGTATGCTGAGCTATATACTGGGTAACTTTATGAAGGTGGGCATTATTGCCATAGTGGTAGTGTTTCAGCAGGAAATAAGGCGATTTTTGCTATTGGTGGGGAAAAATGCCTCATTTCAGCGTAACCGAGAGTGGTGGCGGTATTTTTTTGGTAAAAAGGAAGCCGAGAAAAACAATTACGCACGCATAAAACCTATTATTGATGCCTGCAAAACCCTGAAGCAAACCCGCACCGGTGCATTAATAGTTTTTGTGAAATATTACGACGAACAGTTTTACCAAAACAGTTGCGAAGTACTGGAATCAAGAATATCAAAACGCTTGCTGGAGAGTATTTTCCAAAAGAACAGCCCCCTGCACGATGGGGCGGTGGTTATTGCCGGTAACCGCATTAAATCGGCCAGTTGTATTTTACCGCTGACGGATAAAACCGACTTGCCCGCGCAGTTTGGCCTGCGCCATCGGGCAGGCATTGGCGTAACCGAAGCCAATGATGCGACGGCAATTATTATCTCTGAAGAGACCGGTGAACTATCTTATGCCAAACAAGGCAAGGTGAAGATCAATATCAGCTTTGCTGAATTGGAAAAACTGTTGAATAAGGATTTTTAGAGGACACTTCCCATTGGAGGCACAATACGCCATTAACCCATTTGATTGCTGAATTTAACTTTGGCTTTTATTACCTTTAAAACAAAATCTTATAAGCCTATTGTTACTGCCTATGCCAAATAAAATCAACACATTGTGGATCAGGTTAATTGGCAGTCAGCCGGAGTTCGCTTTAGAGAGCCGGATCTTCCACTCCATAAGCGTTTGTTTAATTGTACTGTCGGCAATTTATGTTCCCTACAATTTATTTTCAGGGCAGTACGTGGCATCGGTATCTTTTTTAGCTATAGCCTGCATATTTTATTACCAGTATCACCAGTCGAGGTACCATGGGAAAAAGCATAGCACCTTAGTGTTCGGTCTTGTAGGTTTGGTTTTATTCTCGGTTAATTATTTCGCTAACTCCGGCATCGATGGTTCTACCGATATCATCTGGCCTTCGTACCTGCTACTGGTGTTTGCCATTTCGCCCTACAGGCAGCATGTATTTTGGCTGATAGGTTGCCTTGTTACTTTTATCCTGATCCACGTCATCGAATTTTACCACCCCGAACTGGTAAAGCATCCATTTACAGCCGGGCAGGGCCAGTTTATGGACAGGGTCACCGCTTTTCCCATCCCGGTAGTAGCTATTTATATCATTATCACCTATATCCGCCGCAACTATGATAATGAACGGCAAGTTGTGGAACTACGGAATAAAGAAATATTGCTGCAAAAAGAATTGCTTGAACAAAGCGACAGCACAAAAAACAAGCTCATGTCTATCATATCGCACGATATGCGGGCCCCGCTGGTGAATATACAAGGCTATCTTGAGCTGCTAAATGAAAATGAACTGGATGATAACCAGCGCCCGGCGATAGAGAAAGATCTGCTGATAGCCACCAACAACACCATGCAAATGCTATCTAATTTGCTGTATTGGACCAAAGCGCAAATGGAACAACCCGTAGTAAACCTGGTGCAAACCAATTTGGCGCAGGTTTTAAGGAGTACGCTGGAGATGGAAAAAGCTATCGCAGCTAAAAAAGGCGTTTCCTTAGTTTACCAAATTGATGACGGGATAAAAGTGACTGCCGATATTGATATGCTGCAATTGGTGGTGCGCAACCTGGTGAGCAATGCGATAAAGTTTACCCCAAAAGGCGGACAAATTACAATAAACGCTAAGCCAGATGGCCAAAACTGCAAACTAACCGTTAGCGACAACGGGAAGGGTATTGAGCAATCTTACCAGGAAAAGATCTTTAAAATAACAGCTGATCCCGCCTTTGGCACCAACAACGAGAAAGGCGTAGGCCTGGGGCTATCGCTATGCAAGGAGTTTATTGAACGACAAGGCGGCAGCATTGGCTTTGAAAGTATTTTTGGCCAGGGCAGCAACTTTTATGTTTTTATTCCTAGGGAGGGAACCGCTGTGGGGAATAATTAAACGATTTACTTGCTTAGCGTGTAATATCCCCACATATCAGTGGTCGAATCAAGATCCTGATCTACATCTACCGGTTGCCCGTTAATGTAAGTATAACTTTTGTGCATGCCCAGTTTAAACCGTGTTAGCCTGTTTTCTAAATGTATACTGTAAGTGAATTTTTGGCCAGCATCAAGGTTTAAATATTTTAATGGTATAGCCAACTCATACACGTAGGCGCCGTTTTTATCAAACCTGCTAACAGCACGTATACGCTCTTCATTGTAAACCGATATTAACATATCTTTTATTTCGGTAATGCCCGTCACCTCTATATTCTTGGCGTGGTTGCCCATTAGCTTATTGGCTATGGTGATTAACGAATCCACATGCGCGCCAGAATAGCGGGAGGTGTCGTTGTCCAGTATGACCTGCGGGATTTTAGCCTGCGACCGTACCCGCGACCCGGCATACCACAATATTTGCTGGCCTGGTGCAAAATCCAGCATGGGGTAAGTTAGCTGTATGTTGTCTTTAGCATCACTACTTTTTTTACCAGCTTTGTTAATTATGAACGTGAGGCCCACATCAATTAGCTTTGTTATAACCCGTGGCTGGTCGGCTTTAACTGTGAGATATAGATTTTCATCATCGTTGCTTACTATATAATATAACTGCGTTGCTTTATTGTAAGCCTGCAAACTATCTTTCCATTCGTTAAGCCGGCCGTCTATTTTAATATTCGCTGGTGCACGTAGTGACACTTCCTGTACATTAGGCAGTTTTTGTGCCTGCAAATGCCATGCGCCCAATAGCAGGGTGATTATAGTGATACAGATTGGTTTAGACATTTTGTGGTGATAAAGTTTATAAGGCAGTATCTGTAATGATTTTAATTATCAATAGACTTAGATAATTAATAATAAGGCACAAGTATGTCCGCAAGCCAACGCTGAATACTTTCGCCGGTATGAGTACACGTTCCAACATGGGTTTAGTTGTTTATAGCTTCTTTTCCATCGTCTCAAATTTTTCAACCAATTTAATCAAACTGGTAGTGTCGATCTTAGTCTCTTTTACCTCAAATAAAAATTTCCGTTTAGGTATATCCATTCCTTTATTGCCTTTAGGAACTTTATTGGTG of the Mucilaginibacter boryungensis genome contains:
- a CDS encoding hemolysin family protein: MDHPDLYVNGYFIVLTIFLVFLNGFFVAAEFALVRVRGSQIELQVKTGSRMARLTRSIMANMAGYLAATQLGITIASLGLGVIGEDVFTRVMLNAFNLLGFQITSVFVINTCHVLAFAIITVLSIVFGELAPKRLAIQASVRTAMAVSAPLRIFFVVFKPLIWVLNNFANFILKLLGINAVQGESHHSSEELQYLLEQGKETGVLDSTEHELIKNVFDFNERVVKNIMVPRTKISGMDVETSKEELLELIITEGYSRMPVYQDSVDKIIGVVHAKDILPLLARNTNFELKDIIRKPYFIPETKKINDLMAELQQKRMQIAIVLDEFGGTAGMVTLEDIVEELVGEIQDEFDEEKPIVDKVSDREFIVNAVASIYDVNSHLPHDLPEDGDFDTVSGWVSGIFGKIPEVGEQREADGYNVTVLKKSDQNIESVKLELLLNEEDTVDLH
- a CDS encoding biotin/lipoyl-containing protein — its product is MYQIKVNDKLNFEAKREKGALMVNGEPANADIKQLSPLSYHVIHNMASYNVEVISLDAVAKTAEIKVNGNTYAVSAKDQFDLLLDQLGMSNKDTSKISEIKAPMPGLVLKVFVAEGDVVQKGDNLFILEAMKMENIIKAPADVTIKTSKIKAGDKVEKGQVLMLF
- a CDS encoding DUF4159 domain-containing protein, with product MKLRFAIGIVLCFCLFGFNEPAYKMAKLKYNGGGDWYGDRTALPNLIKFCNENLKTNFQSEEETVEVGSAELFNYPFVFMTGHGNVIFSDAEARNMRKYLMGGGFLHIDDNYGLDQFVRPQMKKVFPELDFVELPVNHPIYHQKYDFPSGLPKIHEHDGKRAQGFGLIYKGRLVCFYTYECDLGNGWEDYGTYAGDTQEARLKALKMGANLVQYALTQ
- the cdaA gene encoding diadenylate cyclase CdaA, with translation MQSFDFSFLKVTPFDVLDVLLVAFILYQLYNLIKGTIAANIFIGLTIICLVYVVVDRLHMRMLSYILGNFMKVGIIAIVVVFQQEIRRFLLLVGKNASFQRNREWWRYFFGKKEAEKNNYARIKPIIDACKTLKQTRTGALIVFVKYYDEQFYQNSCEVLESRISKRLLESIFQKNSPLHDGAVVIAGNRIKSASCILPLTDKTDLPAQFGLRHRAGIGVTEANDATAIIISEETGELSYAKQGKVKINISFAELEKLLNKDF
- a CDS encoding 16S rRNA (uracil(1498)-N(3))-methyltransferase; this translates as MHLFYTPDITPANKDWFLTEEESKHCTRVLRLEKGDQVNLIDGKGGLYAATISDAHPKRTILHIEAVITEYGKRNHYLHIAVAPTKNLDRLEWFLEKATEIGIDEVSLIITQRSERKEAKIDRLNKIITAAMKQSLKAYHPVLNEAISFNKFINQPFDGQKFVAHCANSEKVAIKDQFKPNSNYLVMIGPEGDFTEKEVGDALQNGFKAITLGESRLRTETAALEACFEINFLNR
- a CDS encoding sensor histidine kinase yields the protein MPNKINTLWIRLIGSQPEFALESRIFHSISVCLIVLSAIYVPYNLFSGQYVASVSFLAIACIFYYQYHQSRYHGKKHSTLVFGLVGLVLFSVNYFANSGIDGSTDIIWPSYLLLVFAISPYRQHVFWLIGCLVTFILIHVIEFYHPELVKHPFTAGQGQFMDRVTAFPIPVVAIYIIITYIRRNYDNERQVVELRNKEILLQKELLEQSDSTKNKLMSIISHDMRAPLVNIQGYLELLNENELDDNQRPAIEKDLLIATNNTMQMLSNLLYWTKAQMEQPVVNLVQTNLAQVLRSTLEMEKAIAAKKGVSLVYQIDDGIKVTADIDMLQLVVRNLVSNAIKFTPKGGQITINAKPDGQNCKLTVSDNGKGIEQSYQEKIFKITADPAFGTNNEKGVGLGLSLCKEFIERQGGSIGFESIFGQGSNFYVFIPREGTAVGNN